A single window of Actinoallomurus bryophytorum DNA harbors:
- a CDS encoding cytochrome P450 family protein, with protein MPSSSQPTCPVLDPTARATHAEAAALRAQGPAVLVELPGPVHAWSVTRYNVIQALTRDPRVSRDARRHWPGLADVPEGWPLAPIVFMQSFFNAYGEEHRRFRHRIAPSFSPRRVAQMRPQIQATADHLVEALAALPPGTTVDVRQGLALPLAMTVICDLFGVPDHMRGKLGAAIHAVLDPSVDPEQAVAIQAEVHSRFTELLRYKREHPAADLASDLLRSAEAGEEPMPEPVLLDTLFLVIGAGYETAVNLITSAVGILLADPGSLARVREGTIGWQDIVEESLRYEGPAMHMPMRFAIEDIDLGEGVVIRKGDPIIIGFAAAGRDPEVHPHCPESFDPTRASKEHLAFGDGPHFCLGAHLGRLETEIALATLFTRLPDLALARPGDQPARLPSFVANGLADLNVVPHPV; from the coding sequence ATGCCGTCCTCGTCCCAGCCCACATGTCCCGTTCTCGATCCCACCGCCCGTGCGACGCACGCGGAGGCCGCCGCGTTGCGTGCCCAGGGACCGGCCGTGCTCGTCGAGCTTCCGGGGCCCGTTCACGCGTGGTCGGTCACCCGGTACAACGTCATCCAGGCGCTGACCCGCGACCCGCGCGTCTCGCGCGACGCCCGCCGGCACTGGCCCGGTCTGGCCGACGTACCCGAAGGCTGGCCCCTGGCCCCCATCGTCTTCATGCAGAGCTTCTTCAACGCCTACGGTGAGGAACACCGCAGGTTCCGGCACCGCATCGCCCCATCGTTCTCGCCGCGGCGGGTCGCGCAGATGCGTCCGCAGATCCAGGCGACCGCTGACCACCTGGTCGAGGCGCTCGCCGCCCTGCCGCCTGGGACGACGGTCGACGTACGGCAGGGCCTGGCGCTGCCGCTGGCCATGACCGTCATCTGCGACCTGTTCGGTGTCCCCGACCACATGCGCGGAAAACTCGGTGCGGCGATCCACGCCGTCCTGGATCCGTCCGTCGACCCGGAGCAGGCGGTGGCCATTCAAGCCGAAGTCCACAGCCGGTTCACCGAGTTGCTGCGGTACAAGAGGGAGCATCCGGCCGCCGATCTGGCCAGCGACCTGCTCCGGTCCGCGGAGGCCGGCGAGGAGCCCATGCCGGAACCCGTGCTGCTCGACACCCTGTTCCTGGTGATCGGCGCGGGCTACGAGACCGCCGTCAACCTCATCACCAGCGCCGTCGGAATTCTGCTCGCCGACCCCGGCAGTCTCGCCCGGGTCCGCGAGGGAACGATCGGCTGGCAGGACATCGTCGAGGAATCCCTGCGGTACGAGGGCCCCGCCATGCACATGCCGATGCGCTTCGCCATCGAGGACATCGATCTCGGCGAAGGCGTCGTCATCCGCAAGGGCGATCCGATCATCATCGGCTTCGCCGCCGCCGGACGCGACCCGGAGGTTCATCCGCACTGCCCGGAAAGCTTCGACCCGACACGCGCCAGCAAGGAGCACCTCGCGTTCGGTGACGGACCCCACTTCTGCCTCGGGGCGCACCTCGGGCGGCTTGAGACCGAGATCGCCCTGGCCACGCTGTTCACCCGCCTGCCCGACCTCGCCCTCGCCCGTCCCGGGGACCAGCCCGCCCGCCTGCCGTCGTTCGTCGCCAACGGCCTCGCCGATCTGAACGTCGTCCCCCATCCGGTGTGA
- a CDS encoding cytochrome P450: MIEREPGVHGTRLDFQEQGFIDDPYPALRALRELGPVSYHEDLQQYVIARYEECLTVFSDSHAFFSPPEFFRSMFGGETIMSMDVDRHDQTRGIWAETFTRRGIAPQRDMITEVVDTCLASVTERLRSGERVDVVAEMTRPVPTLVIARMLGIPAADHPQFSDWSDGMVKAAEGATDSSPQGAENLRLGMEATAALNEYLTTMMFAGRRSGCPADLIGQMVDSPLSNEMTAQEMTASAAQLVFAGNETTAKLMATTLYALARFPDQRRVLLENRDLIPRALEEIHRWMSVIHVGWRVARDGKGLISGVRIPDGETILVLQGAANRDPARWEDPDVLDVRRAPRSHLGFGFGMHHCLGISLARLEMAIWLNRILDEIPDWDVLDVDWGRGWVARGPVRLTIGI, from the coding sequence ATGATCGAACGGGAGCCAGGAGTGCACGGGACCCGGCTTGACTTCCAGGAGCAGGGCTTCATCGACGATCCTTACCCGGCACTGCGCGCGCTGCGGGAATTAGGCCCGGTCAGCTATCACGAGGATCTCCAGCAGTACGTCATCGCACGCTACGAAGAATGCCTGACGGTGTTCTCGGATTCTCATGCGTTCTTCTCACCGCCGGAATTCTTCCGGTCGATGTTCGGCGGCGAGACGATCATGAGCATGGACGTGGACCGACACGATCAGACGCGCGGCATCTGGGCTGAGACCTTCACACGTCGCGGCATCGCACCCCAGCGGGACATGATCACTGAGGTGGTCGACACCTGCCTGGCCTCGGTGACCGAGCGGCTGCGTTCGGGCGAGCGGGTCGACGTGGTGGCGGAGATGACCAGGCCGGTCCCCACCCTGGTGATCGCCCGCATGCTCGGCATTCCGGCGGCCGACCATCCCCAGTTCAGCGACTGGAGCGATGGCATGGTCAAGGCCGCCGAAGGGGCGACGGACTCCAGTCCGCAAGGCGCGGAGAACCTCCGCCTGGGCATGGAGGCCACCGCCGCCCTCAACGAGTACCTGACCACCATGATGTTCGCGGGACGCCGGTCGGGCTGTCCCGCCGACCTCATCGGCCAGATGGTCGACTCGCCCCTGTCCAACGAGATGACCGCCCAGGAGATGACGGCCTCGGCGGCGCAGCTGGTGTTCGCCGGTAACGAGACCACCGCCAAACTCATGGCGACGACGTTGTACGCGCTGGCGCGATTCCCGGACCAGCGGCGCGTTCTGCTGGAGAACCGCGATCTCATTCCGCGTGCGCTGGAGGAGATCCACCGGTGGATGTCGGTGATCCACGTGGGCTGGCGGGTGGCACGCGATGGGAAGGGGCTGATCTCGGGGGTACGGATCCCGGACGGCGAGACGATTCTCGTACTGCAGGGCGCGGCGAACAGGGATCCGGCGCGATGGGAGGATCCCGACGTCCTGGATGTCCGCCGTGCGCCGCGCTCACATCTCGGCTTCGGATTCGGCATGCACCACTGCCTGGGCATCAGCCTCGCCCGGCTGGAGATGGCGATCTGGCTCAACCGGATACTGGACGAGATCCCCGACTGGGACGTGCTCGACGTCGACTGGGGCCGTGGCTGGGTCGCGAGAGGCCCGGTCCGGCTGACGATAGGAATCTAG
- a CDS encoding C40 family peptidase yields MVTFSQLLNAQPGKLKDSADAWDKWSAAVNDHANRLVAAHDKVSTKWDGAASEQARTLVADAHLQASASSKSLSQVKTVLNSAFTTFSQAHNDLITASDQAVNVGFSVTGEGQITDPDNVIGRAPGDQRAQLSQTKTNIQNSIDKAVRTATAADGQVAAALRSVMPGGGPRSANGGGDTELADFSPGGGSPGGGGSGGGLPMPPDALNNAPNPRARAVLAYAFAQRGDPYVFGAAGPNTFDCSGLTLKAYEAIGVHLPHSAALQWAQGPRIPDGQEQPGDLVFFTEGTSTVQHVGIVQDPVKGTMIVAPHTGSYVQIQSYKNFPGGYLGFTRPGMP; encoded by the coding sequence ATGGTCACCTTCAGTCAGTTGCTGAACGCCCAGCCGGGCAAGCTCAAGGACAGCGCCGACGCATGGGACAAATGGTCAGCGGCCGTGAACGACCATGCGAATCGGCTGGTCGCCGCCCATGACAAGGTGTCGACGAAGTGGGACGGCGCCGCGTCGGAACAGGCTCGCACCCTCGTCGCCGACGCGCACCTGCAGGCATCCGCGTCATCAAAGTCGCTGAGCCAGGTGAAAACCGTGCTGAACTCGGCGTTCACGACGTTCAGCCAGGCGCACAATGACCTGATCACGGCGAGCGACCAGGCCGTCAACGTCGGCTTCTCCGTGACCGGGGAAGGCCAGATAACGGACCCGGACAATGTGATAGGCCGGGCGCCGGGCGACCAGCGGGCGCAGCTGTCGCAGACGAAGACGAACATCCAGAACAGCATCGACAAGGCCGTGCGGACCGCCACTGCGGCCGACGGCCAGGTGGCAGCCGCCCTCCGCAGTGTGATGCCGGGCGGTGGCCCCCGCTCCGCCAACGGGGGCGGGGACACCGAGCTGGCGGACTTTTCGCCGGGTGGCGGCTCGCCGGGTGGCGGCGGATCGGGCGGTGGCCTGCCGATGCCGCCGGATGCGCTGAACAACGCTCCTAATCCACGGGCCAGGGCGGTCCTCGCCTATGCCTTCGCCCAGAGGGGTGACCCCTATGTCTTCGGCGCCGCCGGGCCGAACACTTTCGATTGTTCAGGACTGACGCTGAAGGCCTACGAGGCGATCGGCGTGCACCTGCCGCACTCCGCGGCACTGCAGTGGGCGCAGGGCCCACGGATCCCCGACGGTCAGGAGCAGCCGGGCGACCTCGTCTTCTTCACCGAAGGGACAAGCACCGTGCAGCACGTGGGTATCGTCCAGGATCCCGTGAAGGGCACGATGATCGTCGCCCCGCACACCGGCTCGTACGTTCAGATCCAGAGCTACAAGAACTTCCCGGGTGGGTACCTCGGTTTCACGCGTCCGGGGATGCCTTGA
- a CDS encoding Lrp/AsnC family transcriptional regulator, with translation MDAVDRQIINHLVRNARTSLTDIARAVSLSVPAVKRRVDRLERDGVIRGYTALIDEPGAHKLHALIELFCAGHAQREDIVRLVEERLEVLVAFTASGDCDVVMLVQTDDTDHLESLLLDLRRHPLITQTRSSVMLNTLMGRIAL, from the coding sequence GTGGATGCGGTCGATCGTCAGATCATTAACCATCTCGTTCGGAACGCGCGGACCAGCCTGACCGACATCGCACGTGCGGTCTCGTTGTCGGTGCCGGCGGTCAAGCGACGTGTCGATCGCCTGGAACGCGATGGCGTCATCCGTGGCTACACCGCGCTCATCGACGAACCCGGCGCGCACAAGCTGCATGCCCTGATCGAGCTGTTCTGCGCCGGGCACGCGCAACGGGAGGACATCGTCCGGCTCGTCGAGGAACGGCTGGAGGTGCTGGTCGCGTTCACGGCCTCGGGCGACTGCGATGTCGTCATGCTGGTACAGACCGACGACACGGACCATCTGGAATCGCTCCTGCTCGACCTGCGTCGCCATCCACTGATCACGCAGACCCGGTCGAGCGTCATGCTGAACACTCTGATGGGCCGCATTGCCCTGTGA
- a CDS encoding serine hydrolase domain-containing protein — protein sequence MRLPLCSRRVTALALAGLLAATGCVSAEAGTVNASTSTAADTLKARLTTLAEDDVRAGAPGVIVRIQDGNNRPVTVARQAVWTRAAHSLSADDEFRMGSNTKTMVATVALQLVAERRLGLDDPVHKWLPGLVANDRAITVRMLLGHTSGLPDYSIELHKGRFDPDVLRSLTGQDHHVWTPRQLLAVAAKYPVNFAPGTQYSYSNTNYVALGLILERVTGDSVADLLRDRITRPLRLHHTYLATSGRSRDGDLLAHGYEPDAAHLAPLLEEFGAPAGTAFAGPVGHEHVDVTGISPSWAWTAGAMVSTPHDWAIFLKALLSGRLVPARELAEMRTTVEDPDSQGTMRYGLGLMQYTSPCGPVWGHTGGIPGFGSQNYTDAAGRRTVTVVTISQFGTKFSEVQAADQKVVDGAVCAMLGQPAPQN from the coding sequence ATGAGATTGCCCTTGTGTTCGCGCCGTGTGACGGCCCTCGCTCTGGCCGGTCTGCTGGCCGCGACCGGTTGTGTCAGCGCGGAAGCCGGCACGGTGAACGCCTCGACGAGCACCGCGGCCGACACGCTGAAGGCCCGGCTGACGACCCTGGCGGAGGACGATGTGCGGGCCGGTGCGCCTGGGGTGATCGTCCGTATTCAGGACGGGAACAACCGGCCGGTGACCGTCGCCCGACAGGCCGTCTGGACGCGGGCGGCCCACAGCCTGTCCGCGGACGACGAGTTCCGGATGGGATCCAACACGAAGACCATGGTGGCCACCGTGGCGCTGCAGCTGGTGGCCGAGCGGCGGCTCGGCCTCGACGACCCGGTGCACAAGTGGCTGCCGGGCCTCGTCGCCAACGACCGGGCCATCACGGTACGGATGCTCCTCGGCCACACCAGCGGCCTGCCCGACTACTCCATCGAGCTGCACAAGGGGAGGTTCGACCCGGACGTACTGCGCTCACTCACCGGCCAGGACCACCATGTGTGGACACCCCGGCAGCTGCTCGCGGTCGCGGCCAAATACCCGGTCAACTTCGCTCCGGGCACCCAGTACTCCTACAGCAACACCAACTACGTCGCGCTCGGCCTGATCCTGGAGCGCGTCACCGGCGACAGCGTCGCCGACCTGCTGCGTGACCGGATCACGCGCCCTCTCCGCCTGCACCACACTTACCTCGCGACAAGCGGCAGGTCCCGTGACGGCGACCTGCTCGCACACGGGTACGAACCCGACGCCGCGCACCTCGCGCCGCTGCTGGAAGAGTTCGGTGCGCCGGCCGGCACCGCCTTCGCCGGCCCGGTCGGCCATGAGCACGTCGACGTGACCGGGATCAGCCCAAGCTGGGCATGGACGGCCGGCGCGATGGTGTCCACTCCGCACGACTGGGCGATCTTCCTCAAGGCCCTGCTCTCCGGAAGACTGGTGCCGGCCCGCGAGCTCGCGGAGATGCGAACCACGGTGGAAGACCCGGACAGCCAGGGCACCATGCGGTACGGCTTGGGCCTCATGCAGTACACCAGCCCATGTGGGCCTGTGTGGGGACACACCGGTGGCATACCGGGGTTCGGAAGCCAGAACTACACCGACGCGGCAGGGCGCCGGACGGTCACCGTGGTCACCATCTCCCAGTTCGGTACGAAGTTCTCCGAGGTCCAGGCGGCTGACCAGAAGGTCGTCGACGGTGCCGTCTGCGCCATGCTCGGCCAACCTGCCCCCCAGAACTGA
- a CDS encoding Glu/Leu/Phe/Val dehydrogenase dimerization domain-containing protein: MRHEQATIRTGRRSGLPIIIAVHSTALGDAVGGCRMHSYPHLFDGLADALALSEAMTLKCAAAGLDFGGGKSVIVLPPGGTITGEERRRIFLDFGDAVEAFGGRYRAAEDAGTTAADMAVARERTAHVHCLPERLGGSGEPSELTALGALAAIEAVWQHIAGTPSLAGRRVTVIGLGQVGSRLARCLAEAGAELTVTDIDLDRKDLATEVGARWVDPATAATTETDLLVPAALGGLLSHDLVTRLRCAAVVGPANNQLTDDAVADELAARGIIWAPDFIVNAGGVIHGVLMDIAGGTRTEARTAARAIGPRLAGILRQADLSVTTPHAVALEAARGRVAAAARRTD; this comes from the coding sequence ATGCGGCACGAACAGGCCACGATTCGCACCGGACGCCGCAGTGGCCTGCCGATCATCATCGCGGTGCACTCGACCGCGCTCGGTGACGCGGTCGGTGGCTGCAGGATGCACTCTTACCCTCATCTGTTCGATGGTCTGGCCGACGCGCTGGCCCTGTCCGAGGCCATGACGCTCAAGTGCGCGGCGGCCGGCCTCGACTTCGGCGGAGGCAAGAGCGTCATCGTCCTGCCCCCGGGCGGCACCATCACGGGTGAGGAGCGGCGGCGGATCTTTCTGGACTTCGGCGACGCCGTCGAGGCTTTCGGAGGCCGCTACCGCGCCGCCGAGGATGCCGGAACCACCGCCGCCGACATGGCGGTCGCCCGGGAGCGGACAGCCCACGTGCACTGCCTGCCCGAGCGCCTCGGCGGCAGTGGCGAACCCTCGGAACTGACCGCCCTCGGGGCGTTGGCCGCGATCGAGGCGGTCTGGCAGCACATCGCCGGAACACCGTCCCTGGCCGGCCGCCGCGTCACCGTCATCGGCCTCGGCCAGGTGGGCTCACGGCTGGCCCGGTGCCTGGCTGAGGCGGGCGCCGAGCTGACGGTCACCGACATCGACCTGGATCGCAAGGACCTGGCCACCGAGGTGGGCGCGCGGTGGGTCGATCCGGCCACCGCGGCCACCACCGAGACCGACCTCCTGGTGCCGGCGGCGCTCGGCGGCCTACTGAGCCACGATCTCGTCACCCGGCTACGGTGCGCGGCCGTCGTCGGCCCCGCCAACAACCAGCTGACCGATGACGCCGTCGCGGACGAACTCGCCGCCCGGGGCATCATCTGGGCACCGGACTTCATCGTGAACGCCGGCGGCGTCATCCACGGCGTGCTCATGGACATCGCCGGTGGCACGAGGACGGAGGCGCGGACGGCCGCGCGGGCGATCGGCCCGCGGCTGGCCGGGATCCTCCGCCAGGCCGACCTCTCCGTCACCACACCGCACGCGGTCGCCCTCGAAGCCGCCCGGGGGCGAGTCGCCGCAGCGGCGCGCCGTACAGACTGA